DNA sequence from the Streptomyces canus genome:
ACCAGGCCGAGGAAGGAGGGGGCGCCCAGCTGCCTGGCGAGGCCGGGGTCCGGCGGGCCGACGACACTGATGGCCAGACCGCCGGGCCTCAGCACGGTCAGCGACTTCTCGAGGTTGGCTCCGCCCACGGAGTCCAGCACCAGGTCGTAGCCGGACAGCATCCTCGAGAAGTCTTCCTTGGTGTAGTCGACGACGATGTCGGCGCCGAGACTGCTGACCAGCTTCTCCGTGGCGGTGCTCGTGGTCGTGGCGACCGTGGCGCCGAGGTGCTTGGCGAGCTGGATGGCCGTCGAGCCGAGGCCACCGGCACCTGCGTGGATGAGCACCTTCTGCCCCGGCTGCACGTGAGCCCGGTCGACGAGGATCTGCCAGGCGGCCAACGCCACCAGTGGCACGGCGGCCGCCTCCTGGAGGGTGAGGGAGGCCGGCTTGGGGGCGACATCGTCCATGTCGATCGCGATGAACTCCGCGAAGCCGCCGATCCGCAGGTCGCGCGGACGGGCGTAGACCTCGTCGCCGACTTCGAGACCGTGTACGGCGGAGCCGACCCGCGTCACGACACCGGCCACGTCGTGGCCGAGCACGAACGGGGGCTTGTACTTCAGGAGCTGCTTGAACTCCCCGTTGCGGACCATTTTGTCCAGCGGATTGATACTGGCGGCGCTCACTCTGACCAGGACGTCGCGGTCTCCGACCGTGGGCTCGGGTACGTCTGCGGCGCGTGTGCCGTCCCTGCCGTATTTCTCGACGACGAACGCCCTCATGCCCGGCCGCCTTTCTGTGGGGGTTTTCGGTGTTCGATGTGATTCTTCGCGCAAGTCGCCCTGCGTGCCCGTTCGCGTGCGGTCGGGTCGGTGCGCCGACCATGGCGGGCGGCTGTGGCGGGGTGATCGTTGTGGCCCAACGACCGCTTAATGGCGTGGTGTTGGCCCCGGACGCGTGGCCCGCGTCCAGGGTTCCGGGTCACGCGTCGTGTGGTGCGGTCAGGGCTTCGTGGGTGGACTCCAGGATCTTCTCCGACAGGTCCGTGCCCGCCGTGGCCCGGGCGAGCAGGATCGCGCCGACCAGGGTGGCCACGACGGGAAGGCCGTCGTCGGCGTCGGTGGACATCCACGCGGCGAATTTCTCGACGCCGGTCGCGTACGTTTCGCGCACCTCCCCGGCTGTGGGCTCGCGAGCCGCGTCCCCTGCGAATCCGGCGGTGGGGCAACCGGTGCCGGGCTGGTCGCGGTGCTCGGCGGACAGATAGAAGTCGATGAGCGCGCCGCGCGCGGTGTCGTGGTCGCCCTGGGCTGCGTCGAACGACTCCAGGAGCAGGTCGAGGTCCCCGAACGCGGCTTGGGCCGCCTCGGCGATCAGGGCCTCCTTGGAGGGGAACTGTTTGTAGAAGCCGCCCGTGGTCAGCCCGATGGACTTCATCAGATCGGCGACGCTGATGCCGTTCACGCCGCGCTCCCGGAAGAGCTGGGAGGCCGCGGCGACCGCGCGCCTGCGGTTCTCGAGGGCTTGTGCTTGCGAAACGCGACTCATCACTCACCTGCCACGTTAGATACCAAAGTGCATCTATCGTATGCGAAGTGCCGGGCGATCGGCCGCAGTGCCGAGCGGCGCCTCTCGAGACGGCTCCTGTCGTGGCCGGAATGCGGACAGCGTGCGGATCTCCGCAGGAGTGTCACCGGCCGGCCGTGCTCCGTACTCGCCTTGATCGGTGCACGAGACCGCTCCACGGCGACACATCGGCGGTGACCGACGACATCGGGCGTTGACGGGATCTGTTTAGATACCTATCGTAATCTAAAGCGGGATCGGGGCCGACGCTCCCTTCCCCCCTCATCCCCCGGCCCAGAAATGAGACCCCACCCATGACCACGCAGAACAAGACCGCTGTCGTCACCGGCGCATCCGCCGGCCTGGGCACCGCCTACGCGCGGCGGCTTGCCGACCGGGGCTACGACCTGATCCTGGTGGCCCGGAACACTGCGCGGCTGGAGACGCTGGCGTCGGACATCCGCAGCCGCACGGGCCGCGCGGTGGACGTCGTCACCGCCGACCTCACCGACGCGGCGCAGATCTCCGCGGTCGAGGAGCGTCTGCGGACCGACGAGAGCATCGAGGTACTGATCAACAATGCCGGGGGTGCGCTGCTCACGCCGCTGGCAGGCTCCGACGCGGCGGCCTACGAGGCGCTGATCAACCTCAATGTGACAGCGCTGACCAGGCTGACCATCGCGGTCCTGCCGGGGCTGACGGCCCGCGGGAACGGCACCGTCGTGAACATCTCCTCTGCCATGGCTCTCAACGTCCTGCCCGTCAGCGCCGTCTACAGCGGCACCAAGAACTACGTGCTGACGTTCACCCAGGCCCTGCAGCAGGAACTCGCCGAGAGCCCCGTCACCGTGCAGGCCGTGCTGCCGGGCGCTGTCCGCACGGAGCTCTGGGACGGCTCCGGCGTCGACCTCGAGGCGTTCCCCGACGAGTGGGTCATGAGCGTGGACGACGCCGTCGACGCGGCGCTCGCCGGCCTCGACGCCGGGGAGCCCGTCACGATCCCGTCCCTGCCGGAGATCAGCGACTGGGAGTCGTTCGAGAAGGCGCGTCAGGCACTCGTCCCGAACCTGTCCCGGAAGGTCCCGGCCGATCGCTACCGGGGCTGACCGCCACTCCGGCCCCGGGCGCGGGAGTCCCGCCGTGACAACGGAACGGCCGCCGCTCCTGCCGTACGACCGATGCGTCCGGCGGCGGTCAGGTGCGCGGCAGGCCCGTCCGCACCGTCGACCACCCGCAGCTCACTCTCACCTTTATCTGAGGAAACATCCATGCTGAACGCCCTGTGGAACCCGATCGTCGCCGGGGAGTTCTCCCTGCCGCACCGACTGGCGATGGCCCCCATGACGCGGGACCGGTCCACCCCGGAAGGCATACCCACCGAGCTGAACGCCGAGTACTACGCCCAGCGCGCCTCGCACGCCCTCATCATCACCGAGGGCACCCAGCCCAACGCCGACGGCCAGGGCTACCCGCTGACCCCGGGCATCCACTCCCAGGAGCACATCGCCGGGTGGCGCAAGGTCACCGACGCCGTGCACGGCGTCGAGGGACGCATCGTCATCCAGCTCATGCACGCCGGACGGATGTCCCACCCCGACAACACCCTCCACCACCGGCAGCCGGTCGCCCCTTCCCCGGTCCAGCCGGCGGGCACCATGTTCACCGCGTCCGGACTCCAGATGCTGGTACCGCGCGAGCTGTCCACCGAGGAGGTCGCCGCGACGGTCGACGACTTCCGGCGCGCCGCGGCGGCCGCCGTCGCGGCAGGCGCCGACGGCGTCGAGATCCACGGCGCCAACGGCTATCTCGTGCACCAGTTCCTCGCCGACAACACCAACCAGCGCACCGACCAGTACGGCGGTTCCCTCGCCAACCGCATCCGCTTCGCCGTCGAGGTCGCCACCGCCGTGGCCGAGGAGATCGGCGCCGGCCGCACCGGCTTCCGGGTCTCTCCCGGCAACCCGTTCAACGACATCGCCGAGAGCGACACCCACGGGCTGTACCCGGCACTCGTGCGTGCCCTCGCCCCGCTCGACCTCGCCTACCTGCACATCGGCCACGGCGGCGACGACGAACTCCTGCACACCCTCCGCAAGCTGTGGCCGCACGCCTTGATCCTCAACCGGGCCGGCACCGACATCGCCACCCGGGCCAAGGACATCGAAGACGGCCTGGCCGACATCGTCACGGTCGGTGTGATGGCCCTCGCCAACCCCGACCTGGTCGAGCGCGTACGCACCGGCGCGCCGCTCAACACCCCCGACCCCGCCACCTTCTACGGCGGCGGCGAGGCCGGCTACACCGACTACCCGACCCACACCGCCTGACCAACCCGCCATACCGGTCCTGGCCGGCCGGTATGGCCGCAATGGCCCCACGGAGGTGCCACGTGTCTGAGCAGACTGCTGTTGAACTGAGCCCGGAAGCCCTCGAGTTCGCGAACTTCATGGCCGGGCTGGCCATTCCCGAGTCCGAGTTGGACGCGATGCGCATCGTGTCGGAGAGTGTCCATCTCACGGCCCGGGAGCCGGAAGGCGTCACCTATCGCGAGGTGGACGCAGGTGGCGTTCTGGGAATCTGGTGCGAACCCGTCGGCGCCAACACCGACTACGTCCTCCTGCACGGTCACGCCGGGGGCTCCGTTCTGTCGTCGGCGTTCGTCGACCGAAAGCTTGCGGGTCATATCGCCAAGGCCGCCGGGGCCCCCGTACTGGTCCTGGACTTCCGGCGGGCGCCGGAACACAAGTACCCGGCACAGGTGGACGACGCCGAGGCGGCCTTCAACTGGCTGCTGTCCAAAGGGTATGAGCCGGGGAACATCATCACGATCGGCCACTCGATCGGCGGGTTCATCGCCGTCGCCCTGGCGCTGCGCCTGCGCGACAAGAAGCTGCCACTGCCCGGCGCCATCGTGTCGATCTCTCCCTGGTGTGACCTGGAGATCGCCAACGAGACCATGGTGACCAAGGCCGAGACGGACAAGATCCTCAGCAGGGAACTCCTGCAGTTCTTCCGGGACGCCTGGATCGGCGGCACGGGCATCGAGGTCACGGACACCCGGATCAACCTGAACCGGGCGGACCTGAACGGGCTGCCCCCGACCCTCGTCTCATGGGGAACGTACGAGGTCCTGGCCGGCGAGGACGAGGAGTTCGCCGCCCGCCTCAAGGACGCCGGAATCGACACGGCGACCGTGGTGGTCCCCGGAGGCCAGCACTCGTACGTCTACGGCGCAGGCCGGGTTCCGGAAGTCGACGCCGCCCTCGCCCGGATCGGAGCGTGGGTCCGGGAGAAGGCGAAGATCTGACCGAGCGGTAAGGGCGCGGCAGTCGCACGATCCGCGCGCTGCCGGACCGGATCAGGGATCGGACGCGCTCGTGACCTGCGGCGGCGCGCAGATCTCACGTTCGCCGCTCTGCCGCGACCGGGAAGTCGACCGCTTCGTACGGCCTCCGGACGTCGTCCCCACGTGACCTGCCCCGTCTTCGGCCACGCCGAGAATCAGGAGAACGACGATGGGCAGCCCGACCCGCAACTTGTCACGTGTACTGACGGATTCCGTGTCCCGGTACCCGCAGCGCACCGCGATCGTCTTCGGCGACGACCGCATCACGTACGGCGCCCTCGACGCCGCGGCCAACCGGCTCGCGAACCCGCTCGTCTCGCGCGGCATCCAGCCGGGGGCAAGGTCGCGCTGTCCCTCGGCTGATGGCCGACCGCTGTCCTGCCTACGACCGTGACCGCGAGGTCGATGACTCAGGACCGGAGGCGGGCGCCCCTTCCCGGTCGGGCGGTGACGTCGCGGGGAGTGAGGGCGGAGTGGTCCGCGGAGCATTCGACGACGACCCGGACCGGGGCGTCGCAGTCGGTGTGGCGGACGTCCAGGACAGGCCCCTCGGGGCCGAGCGCGTATGCCTCGCCCCACTGGGTCAGCGCCATCAGAACGGGCCACAGGTCCCAGCCCTTGCGGGTCAGGCGGTATTCGTTGCGGGGGCGGCTGCCGGGCTCCCGATAGGGGACGGTCTTCAGGATGCCGGCCGCGGTCAACTTGCGGAGGCGGTCGCTGAGCACGGCTTCCGAGAGGCCGATGTGGCGGTGGAAGTCGTCGAAGCGACGGACGCCGTTGACGGCGTCACGCAGGATCAGCAGCGTCCATTTCTCCCCGATCACATCGAGCGTGCGCTGGACGGGGCAGTTCTCGGTGCTCGCCTCAAGCCACTCCATCCCGCCATCGTAAGGGACCTGGCTTCTCCATTGACAGTCAGGCGAACAAAAGCCTAGCTTCGCTTGGGATAGTCAGCTGGCAGTCAGAGGAAGGACGCTGGACCGTGGGGCGAACGCGTACGTATCAATGGGAGGATCCCGCGATCTCGGCGGAGGCCGCCGGGCGTATGGCCGGGATCGACTTCCTGCGCGAGGTGCAGGCGGGCCGGCTTCCACCGGCGCCGATCAGTCGCACCGTCGACTTCGCCTTGGACGAGGTGGAGCCCGGTAGGGCGGTCTTCTCGCTGACGCCGGGGGAGGAGCACTACAACCCCATCGGGAGCATGCACGGCGGTGTCTTCGCCACGCTGCTCGACTCGGCGGCGGGCTGCGCCGTCCAGTCGCTTCTCCCGCAGGGGATGGCATACACCTCGCTCGATCTGACGGTGAAGTTCCTGCGACGGGTCACCGTGGACACCGGCCCGGTGCGCGCCATCGGCACGGTCGTCAACAAGGGCCGTCAAACCGCCCTCGCCCAGGCTCAGTTGGTCGACGCGAAGGACCGTCTCCTCGCCCACGCCACCAGCAGCTGCATGCTCTTCCCGGTACCCGCCCCTCGGGTGTGACTCCGGACAACGCCTTCGTTCCGCCGGGGGAGGGTGGCAGCTGGTACTTCTCACCCAACAGCGCGACGACATCGAGGACGGCTGTCCCAACGCCGCCCTCCTCGACGAGATCGCCCGCTCCACGGACACCACCCGGCCGGCCTGCACCGACGGCGCGCTGACCCTCATCGACGGCTTCGCCGCCCGCCTGGCACCCCACGACCCGCCCTCGGCACGCCTGAAGTCCCTCAGCCTCCTCGGCATGCCGGCCGGCACCCTGCAACTCTCCCGCGCCCTGACCGACCGGCAACTCGCCGACCAACTCCTCGAACAAGGCGTCCACACCGCCCTCGCCCTGATAGACGCCGAACAGCACAACTGATACGAAGATCCGCCGCCGAGTGCCCGCACTGAGGAAAGCCCCACGCTCGCCCGTCGCCGCTGCCGAATCTTTGGATTACGTTTGCAATACCATAGACTGGGTGAGTCGGTGAAGGGCAAACGGTCCTTCCGGCCGGCGAAGGAGTGTGTGGCGTGGTGCGGTACGGCAAAGAGCACAAGTCGGAGACGAGGCGGCGGATCATCGAGACGGCGGGCCGCCGGTTCAAGCAAGACGGTATCGACGGCTCCGGGGTCTCGACGCTCATGAAGGACGCGGGGCTGACCAATGGCGCCTTCTACGCTCACTTCGCATCCAAGGATGACCTCGTCACCACGGCCATCGCCGACCAGTTGAAGGTGCAGGCCGAGAGCGTCGTCGCGCTGGCCGAGCCTGGCCGTGCCGGGCTCGAGCAGATAGTGCGGGGTTACCTTTCGCCCCAGCACCGGGAAATGCTTGGCGACGGCTGCCCCAACGCCGCTCTGCTCGACGAGATCGGGCGCTGCACCGAGACGACCAGGCAGGCGTACACCGACGGTGTGCTGATCCTGGTCGAGGGCATTGCCGCCCGTATGGCGCCCGAGTCCCCGTCCTCCGCACGTGTGAAGGCACTCAGCCTCCTCGGCCTGATGGCCGGGACGCTGCAGCTTTCCCGCGCCTTGACCGACAGCCGGCTCGCCGACGAGCTCCTCGAACAGGGCGTCGACAACGCCCTCGCCCTGCTGGACTCCTGGCAGCGCGCCTGACGCACTCGCGCGCGGACCGCCCGCATGGCTTCATCGTTGACGGTCAGGTGCGCCATGGCCAGGTCCATTTCTCGCACCCAGACGCAGAGGCGGAGGCGTGGGACGGGCGTGTGGAGGAGGGACGCGTGGCTTCTCGCTGATGCCGGGTGAGGAGCACTGCACTCCCTCGGCAGTGTGCACGGAGGGGTCTACGCGACTTTTACAGCTCGCTTGATCCGACCGTGAAGGTTCTCCGGCGGATCACCGTGGACACCGGCAAGGTCCGAGCCATCGGTACGGTCGTCATCAACAGAGGACGCCGAACCGCCCTGGCGCAGGCCCATTTGGTCGACGACTCGGACCGCCTGCTGGCCCACGCCACCAGCGGTCGGGAGAGCTGCCCGGTGCCAACCGCATCCGGCGGACCATCGGACGTACGGCCTCGGACAGGTGCCTTCCAGCAGGCACCGTCGCACGACAGAAATGGGTTGCGGCTGAAGATCGTGACGCGAATGCTTCGCCCATGAAGATGCACGCCAACCAGCTGACCGTGTCACCTGAGACGGT
Encoded proteins:
- a CDS encoding TetR/AcrR family transcriptional regulator, coding for MSRVSQAQALENRRRAVAAASQLFRERGVNGISVADLMKSIGLTTGGFYKQFPSKEALIAEAAQAAFGDLDLLLESFDAAQGDHDTARGALIDFYLSAEHRDQPGTGCPTAGFAGDAAREPTAGEVRETYATGVEKFAAWMSTDADDGLPVVATLVGAILLARATAGTDLSEKILESTHEALTAPHDA
- a CDS encoding TetR/AcrR family transcriptional regulator: MVRYGKEHKSETRRRIIETAGRRFKQDGIDGSGVSTLMKDAGLTNGAFYAHFASKDDLVTTAIADQLKVQAESVVALAEPGRAGLEQIVRGYLSPQHREMLGDGCPNAALLDEIGRCTETTRQAYTDGVLILVEGIAARMAPESPSSARVKALSLLGLMAGTLQLSRALTDSRLADELLEQGVDNALALLDSWQRA
- a CDS encoding winged helix-turn-helix transcriptional regulator: MEWLEASTENCPVQRTLDVIGEKWTLLILRDAVNGVRRFDDFHRHIGLSEAVLSDRLRKLTAAGILKTVPYREPGSRPRNEYRLTRKGWDLWPVLMALTQWGEAYALGPEGPVLDVRHTDCDAPVRVVVECSADHSALTPRDVTARPGRGARLRS
- a CDS encoding alkene reductase codes for the protein MLNALWNPIVAGEFSLPHRLAMAPMTRDRSTPEGIPTELNAEYYAQRASHALIITEGTQPNADGQGYPLTPGIHSQEHIAGWRKVTDAVHGVEGRIVIQLMHAGRMSHPDNTLHHRQPVAPSPVQPAGTMFTASGLQMLVPRELSTEEVAATVDDFRRAAAAAVAAGADGVEIHGANGYLVHQFLADNTNQRTDQYGGSLANRIRFAVEVATAVAEEIGAGRTGFRVSPGNPFNDIAESDTHGLYPALVRALAPLDLAYLHIGHGGDDELLHTLRKLWPHALILNRAGTDIATRAKDIEDGLADIVTVGVMALANPDLVERVRTGAPLNTPDPATFYGGGEAGYTDYPTHTA
- a CDS encoding NADP-dependent oxidoreductase — protein: MRAFVVEKYGRDGTRAADVPEPTVGDRDVLVRVSAASINPLDKMVRNGEFKQLLKYKPPFVLGHDVAGVVTRVGSAVHGLEVGDEVYARPRDLRIGGFAEFIAIDMDDVAPKPASLTLQEAAAVPLVALAAWQILVDRAHVQPGQKVLIHAGAGGLGSTAIQLAKHLGATVATTTSTATEKLVSSLGADIVVDYTKEDFSRMLSGYDLVLDSVGGANLEKSLTVLRPGGLAISVVGPPDPGLARQLGAPSFLGLVMSMLSRKVRKQAKALGVRYQFFFMRTDGSQLRKLGALYDSGNLHPVIDSTFPFDRTLEAMAYVEQGRTEAGKVVVSMVPDND
- a CDS encoding AMP-binding protein; the encoded protein is MGSPTRNLSRVLTDSVSRYPQRTAIVFGDDRITYGALDAAANRLANPLVSRGIQPGARSRCPSADGRPLSCLRP
- a CDS encoding SDR family NAD(P)-dependent oxidoreductase, whose product is MTTQNKTAVVTGASAGLGTAYARRLADRGYDLILVARNTARLETLASDIRSRTGRAVDVVTADLTDAAQISAVEERLRTDESIEVLINNAGGALLTPLAGSDAAAYEALINLNVTALTRLTIAVLPGLTARGNGTVVNISSAMALNVLPVSAVYSGTKNYVLTFTQALQQELAESPVTVQAVLPGAVRTELWDGSGVDLEAFPDEWVMSVDDAVDAALAGLDAGEPVTIPSLPEISDWESFEKARQALVPNLSRKVPADRYRG
- a CDS encoding alpha/beta hydrolase codes for the protein MSEQTAVELSPEALEFANFMAGLAIPESELDAMRIVSESVHLTAREPEGVTYREVDAGGVLGIWCEPVGANTDYVLLHGHAGGSVLSSAFVDRKLAGHIAKAAGAPVLVLDFRRAPEHKYPAQVDDAEAAFNWLLSKGYEPGNIITIGHSIGGFIAVALALRLRDKKLPLPGAIVSISPWCDLEIANETMVTKAETDKILSRELLQFFRDAWIGGTGIEVTDTRINLNRADLNGLPPTLVSWGTYEVLAGEDEEFAARLKDAGIDTATVVVPGGQHSYVYGAGRVPEVDAALARIGAWVREKAKI
- a CDS encoding PaaI family thioesterase, with protein sequence MGRTRTYQWEDPAISAEAAGRMAGIDFLREVQAGRLPPAPISRTVDFALDEVEPGRAVFSLTPGEEHYNPIGSMHGGVFATLLDSAAGCAVQSLLPQGMAYTSLDLTVKFLRRVTVDTGPVRAIGTVVNKGRQTALAQAQLVDAKDRLLAHATSSCMLFPVPAPRV